From Psychroflexus torquis ATCC 700755, the proteins below share one genomic window:
- a CDS encoding DUF493 family protein: MTSDNSSDEFYTKLRKRLKKTSDWPSEYLYKFIVPSSDQANLDKLISIFDNLGAVISTKQSSKGKYTSVSINVTLKSPDIVIEKYKQVGEEIENVISL, from the coding sequence ATGACATCCGATAATTCTTCAGATGAATTTTATACAAAGTTGCGAAAAAGACTCAAGAAAACCAGCGATTGGCCTTCTGAGTACTTGTATAAATTCATTGTCCCCTCATCAGATCAAGCTAATTTGGATAAATTGATTTCCATTTTTGATAATCTTGGCGCTGTAATTTCAACTAAACAATCTTCAAAGGGCAAATATACCAGCGTTTCTATAAATGTTACCCTAAAATCTCCAGATATTGTCATTGAAAAATACAAACAAGTCGGGGAGGAGATTGAAAATGTGATCTCCCTTTAA
- a CDS encoding DUF4290 domain-containing protein translates to MINYLEYNSERNELKIPEYGRHIQKMVEYAKTIEDDEKRNRTARGIIDVMGNMNPHLRDVPDFQHKLWDQLFIISNFELDVESPFPMPSREELYARPEPLPYPQNFPKYRFYGNNIKRMIDEAIKIEDGEMKDGLMFNIANHMKKCYLNWNKDTVSDKIIFDHLRDLSEGQLDLKSDDEELSDANALVRQANKRSKPQKKNFKNNNHNRKRKY, encoded by the coding sequence TTGATAAATTACTTAGAGTATAATTCCGAAAGAAACGAACTAAAGATACCAGAATATGGAAGACATATTCAGAAAATGGTAGAATACGCCAAAACTATCGAAGATGATGAGAAGCGGAACAGGACCGCAAGAGGCATAATAGATGTGATGGGAAATATGAACCCTCACTTAAGAGATGTTCCAGATTTTCAACATAAACTTTGGGATCAACTTTTTATCATCAGCAACTTTGAGTTGGATGTAGAGTCTCCGTTCCCCATGCCTTCTCGAGAAGAGCTATATGCTCGACCAGAACCATTGCCATATCCACAAAACTTTCCTAAATATAGATTTTACGGTAATAACATCAAACGTATGATTGATGAAGCTATTAAAATTGAGGATGGTGAAATGAAAGATGGTTTGATGTTCAACATCGCCAATCACATGAAAAAATGCTATTTGAACTGGAATAAAGATACCGTGTCTGATAAAATTATTTTCGATCATTTAAGGGATTTAAGTGAAGGTCAGCTCGATTTGAAAAGTGACGACGAAGAGCTTAGTGATGCCAATGCTTTGGTCCGCCAAGCCAACAAGCGCTCAAAGCCACAAAAGAAAAACTTCAAGAACAACAACCACAATAGAAAACGCAAATACTAA
- the murA gene encoding UDP-N-acetylglucosamine 1-carboxyvinyltransferase, with product MATFQIEGGHQLKGEIQPQGAKNEALQILCAVLLTPDEIRIHNIPDIRDVSKLIEILGNLGVKIQKLGKGSYSFRSDELNLDYLESKKFKDEGTSLRGSIMIVGPLLGRFGKGYIPRPGGDKIGRRRLDTHFGGFVKLGAKFRYNREERFYGVEATKGLKGADMLLEEASVTGTANILMAAILAEGKTSIYNAACEPYIQQLCKMLVSMGAKVKGIGSNLLKIEGVESLSGCTHRVLPDMIEIGSWIGLAAMTKSEITIKNVSWDNLGIIPVTFKKLGIQLEKRGDDIYIPAHTNGYEIASFIDGSIMNISDAPWPGFTPDLLSIILVVATQARGSVLIHQKMFESRLFFVDKLIDMGAKIILCDPHRATVIGHDFESELKATTMTSPDIRAGISLLIAALSAKGTSTIHNIEQIDRGYEDIDGRLKAIGAKINRYD from the coding sequence ATGGCAACTTTCCAAATCGAAGGAGGACATCAACTTAAAGGTGAAATCCAACCTCAAGGGGCGAAAAATGAAGCTTTGCAGATTCTTTGTGCTGTCTTATTAACTCCAGATGAAATCAGAATCCATAACATTCCAGATATTAGAGATGTAAGTAAACTCATCGAAATACTTGGAAACTTGGGAGTGAAAATACAGAAATTAGGCAAAGGAAGTTATTCATTTAGGTCGGATGAGCTAAATTTGGATTACTTAGAAAGTAAGAAATTTAAGGACGAAGGTACTAGTTTAAGAGGGTCTATCATGATTGTTGGACCGCTTTTGGGCCGTTTTGGTAAAGGGTATATTCCCAGACCAGGAGGCGATAAAATTGGAAGACGACGTTTAGATACTCACTTTGGTGGGTTTGTAAAACTCGGTGCAAAATTTAGGTACAACAGAGAAGAACGTTTTTATGGGGTAGAGGCCACAAAAGGGTTAAAGGGAGCCGACATGCTTTTGGAGGAAGCTTCGGTCACTGGAACTGCCAATATTTTGATGGCAGCTATTCTTGCTGAAGGTAAAACAAGTATCTACAATGCTGCTTGCGAGCCCTACATCCAGCAATTGTGCAAAATGTTGGTGTCTATGGGCGCAAAAGTTAAAGGCATTGGTTCTAACTTATTAAAAATTGAAGGCGTTGAAAGTTTATCGGGATGTACGCATCGCGTTCTACCAGATATGATTGAAATTGGATCTTGGATCGGTCTGGCTGCGATGACCAAGAGTGAAATCACTATCAAAAATGTGAGCTGGGATAACTTAGGTATTATCCCTGTCACTTTTAAGAAACTAGGAATTCAATTAGAAAAAAGAGGAGACGATATTTATATTCCTGCGCATACAAATGGTTATGAAATCGCTTCATTTATAGATGGGTCCATCATGAACATTAGTGATGCGCCATGGCCAGGATTTACACCAGACTTGCTCAGTATCATTTTGGTAGTAGCCACTCAAGCTAGAGGAAGTGTTTTGATTCATCAAAAAATGTTTGAAAGTCGACTTTTTTTCGTGGATAAATTAATTGATATGGGTGCTAAGATCATACTTTGTGATCCACACCGGGCGACAGTTATAGGTCACGATTTTGAGTCAGAGCTAAAAGCGACAACGATGACTAGCCCAGATATAAGAGCTGGTATTTCCCTTTTAATTGCGGCCTTGTCTGCAAAAGGTACCTCTACTATCCACAATATAGAACAGATTGATCGAGGATATGAAGATATCGATGGGAGGCTAAAAGCTATTGGAGCAAAAATCAACCGATATGACTAG